The following proteins come from a genomic window of Alnus glutinosa chromosome 10, dhAlnGlut1.1, whole genome shotgun sequence:
- the LOC133880086 gene encoding uncharacterized protein LOC133880086 → MESGESQQPTNQPQPNPALPPTLTKKPLLLYLSSVLVLFLAISFAFTKTNYYKTQHLKFTFSSHPTFLRTLLGYLHPNPKPKQTHRPKPISHSPNCVLWMAPFLSGGGYSSESWSYILALHEHMKNPIFKLAIEHHGDLESLEFWEGLPQHVKNLAFELYRTECRMSETIVVCHSEPGAWYPPLFETIPCPPGAYRNFKSVIGRTMFETDRVNADHVERCNQMDYVWVPTEFHVSTFIESGVDPSKVVKIIQPVDVKFFDTLKYKPLDLSSIGKLVLGSTTQNLNSKKEFIFLSIFKWEYRKGWDVLLKSYFKEFSGVDGVALYLLTNPYHSDRDFGNKIVEFVENSEIEKPVDGWAPVYVIDTHIAQIDLPRLYKAANAFVLPSRGEGWGRPLVEAMAMSLPVIATNWSGPTEYLTEENSYPLPVDRMSEVTEGPFRGHLWAEPSVDKLRVLMRHVVNNVEEAKVKGRQAREDMIGRFSPEIVAEIVTDHIRKMLQKS, encoded by the coding sequence ATGGAATCTGGTGAAAGCCAACAACCCACTAATCAACCACAACCAAATCCAGCTCTCCCCCCGACATTAACAAAGAAACCACTTCTTCTCTACTTATCATCCGTTCTGGTTCTGTTTCTAGCAATCTCCTTCGCTTTCACCAAAACAAACTACTACAAAACCCAACACCTAAAATTCACTTTCTCATCACACCCCACTTTTCTTCGGACCCTTTTAGGGTATCTTCacccaaacccaaaacccaagcAAACCCATCGACCAAAACCCATTTCCCATTCCCCAAACTGTGTGCTATGGATGGCTCCTTTTCTTTCAGGTGGTGGGTACAGTTCAGAAAGTTGGTCCTATATCTTAGCCCTCCATGAACACATGAAAAACCCAATATTCAAGCTGGCTATTGAGCATCATGGCGATCTAGAATCCCTTGAATTCTGGGAGGGCTTGCCACAACATGTCAAGAACTTGGCCTTTGAGCTTTACCGAACAGAGTGTAGAATGAGTGAGACCATTGTGGTTTGTCACAGTGAGCCTGGTGCTTGGTACCCTCCCTTGTTTGAAACCATCCCTTGCCCACCAGGTGCTTACCGAAATTTCAAGTCGGTGATCGGCCGGACCATGTTCGAGACCGATAGGGTGAATGCTGACCATGTGGAGCGCTGTAATCAAATGGATTATGTTTGGGTTCCCACTGAATTCCATGTATCTACATTTATAGAAAGTGGGGTTGATCCTTCTAAGGTGGTGAAAATCATTCAGCCTGTTGATGTGAAGTTCTTTGATACCCTCAAGTATAAGCCATTAGACCTTTCCTCTATAGGGAAATTGGTCTTAGGTTCAACAACCCAGAATTTGAATTCGAAAAAGGAGTTTATATTTTTGAGTATCTTCAAGTGGGAGTACAGAAAAGGTTGGGATGTATTGTTGAAATCATACTTCAAGGAGTTCTCTGGGGTTGATGGGGTTGCTTTGTATTTACTAACCAATCCATACCATTCTGATAGAGATTTTGGGAACAAGATAGTGGAGTTTGTGGAGAACTCTGAAATAGAAAAACCAGTGGATGGTTGGGCTCCAGTTTATGTGATTGATACCCACATTGCTCAAATTGATTTGCCGCGACTATACAAGGCGGCTAACGCATTCGTTCTTCCATCAAGAGGGGAAGGATGGGGGAGACCTCTTGTGGAAGCCATGGCAATGTCGTTGCCAGTGATTGCCACAAACTGGTCCGGGCCAACGGAGTATTTGACAGAAGAGAATAGCTATCCATTGCCGGTGGATAGGATGAGCGAGGTTACAGAAGGGCCATTCAGAGGGCATCTTTGGGCAGAGCCTTCCGTCGATAAGCTTCGAGTTCTTATGAGGCATGTGGTGAATAATGTTGAGGAAGCCAAGGTCAAAGGCAGGCAGGCAAGGGAGGACATGATAGGAAGGTTCTCTCCTGAGATTGTAGCGGAGATAGTTACTGATCATATACGAAAGATGCTTCAGAAGAGTTAA